Within Micromonospora parathelypteridis, the genomic segment TTTGAAGCCGCCGCTTCATTGCGCACGTCGACGAGCCTCATTCCCAGAAGGGAGCGAGGGTCGTATCATGCCCGTATAGCTTCGCGCCTTGCGACTCTGCGCTTTCCTGTCGCACGGTTCAATGATCAGGCTGCCGCCCTCTTCCAACTTGCCTCCGATCATTTCAACCAGACCGTCCTAAACCGTTACATTCTCTACTACCAAAGCGTCGAATACTACCTACCGCTGCATGACCGGAAGGCAGCCATCCAACAGATTCGGCGGACCTTGCACTCCCCACTTTTTAGCCTGTCCGAGGATGAAGACGTACTTAGCCTGATTGGCATCCTAGGCAGGCAATCATCCAAAAGTGAGCGCGATTCGTTCGTAGACTTGGTTGCCGACTCCGTGGGGTCCGACAGAATAATGAATTGGTTGACACAACTCGAACGATCCGTACCAGAGCATTTTACAAAGAGAGGGCCCATCAAGCATGTCACCACTCTCTCGTCCAAGGACACATCGCGAGACATCGTCAAGCAAGTCGCAAATCGTATTTACGACGTCAGGTGCCGCATAGTCCACTCCAAAGCCGGCGGCGGCAAGGAAGGCATTGAAGCAATCTTCCCAGGAGATCGCGAAGCGAATGCCCTGCAGCCAGATCTAGAACTGTTGCGGGTGGTGGCCATAGAAGTGATCTCCGGTTTCGGGTCACCGCTAACCCTTGTGGGCGCGATGGACACCGATGCCCGGAACGATGCGTAAGGGCGTTTTTTCTGGGTAGAGGGCCAGCATGGCAGGAAGGAAACACACGAAGCCGGTTGATGAGTCGCATGCGCGGCCGGGAAAGACGGAAGACATAACCGTTGAGGCCTTAGGCGAATTGAGCAAGGCGCTCGAAACGATCCATCGGGTGCGAGGTCACCTGTACTCGGCACACCAACTCGTCGGCGGGGCGGACCTCACACTTGACCGTGTCGTGAAGCTATTCCGCGAAGCCGGACACGACGAGATGGCCGACCGGGTCGAACACGAGCTCCTGGGCCGCAACGTCCTACCAGGCCGGTGGACGTTCCAGATCGTGGAGGAGTTCGACGACGGCTACTACGCCGCGTTCCAGGAGATCGAGCGGGACGCGCGGGAGAAGTTGGCCGGCGGTCGGCGGCACATCTTTGAGGCGGAGATGAAGGAGCGGCGGCGTACCCACGGGATGCCAGGGCACGAAGCTACGCCGTAGCGCGACCGCCGAAGCCGTTCGGGATCATCGAGGCTAGGGCGTTGGCTCTGGCCTCGATGATCCGCATCCGAGCCCGGTATTCGGCCGGCTCTCGGTGCGCGCCCTGGCTGGTCACCTGGCCGGGCCACTTGCGGTAAAGCAGGCCGTACTCCCGGGTGAAGTAGCCCGCGCTGACCGCGTTGGCGGCGAGTAACAGGCCGGTGTCCTCGGAGGCCGGCAGCGCCATCCAGCCGCCGAGGGCGAACACAAGATCCCGCCGCAGGCACAGGGTCGCCGGGTGCACCGAGGCCCGGTAGTCATTGGCCTTCCAGAACGACAGGACCGAACCGCGGTCGATGACGCCGCCGGCCGGGTCCTTGTCCCATCCTGCGGTCGACCCGTCGGGCAGCAGGTCGAGTACCCGCGAGGTGGTCCAGCCGATCTGCGGGTGCGCGTCGAACGCGGCGATGTCCCGCGCGAGCGCACCGGCGGTCAACTGGTCGTCGGCGTCCAGGACCTTGATGAGTTGCCCGGAGACCCGGGAGAGAGCGAGGGTACGGGCGACACCAGGCCCACCGGGACGGCCGGTGCCCAGACTGATCCGGAGATCGTCAGGGAGCGCGTCGACCAGGGCGCCGGTCTGCCCGTCCTCCTGGACGAGCCATTCCCAGTCCCAGCCGTCAGGCATCTCCTGCTTGGCCAATGACTCGTAGGCGCCAGGCAGGTGCTCGATGCTGGGCGCGTGGACCGGGGTGATGACCGAGACGAGCTGCGTCAAGTTTTCCACCGCTGGAGTTTGTGGGAGTAGACAAGCTCGGTGCGGTCGCCCGGCATCACCACGTCGGCGACCTCGACGATCCGACCCGTGGTGTCGGTCGAGGTCTTCCGCACGGTGAGCACGGAGACGCCCGGGTCGATGTCCAGCAGCTCGGCCTCATCGGGCGACGGCGGGCGGGCGCGAATCTCGTCGTCGATCCGGTCCAACTCGATACCCAGCGTGTAGAGCTGATGCTGCGTGCCGCCCGGCCACGGTTCCTTGCCCGCGTCGAGCAGATCCGGGTTCGCGGCCACCAGATCGTGCGGCAGGTAGGAGTACGACACGGTCAGCGGCGCGTTCTCATGCCGCGACGACGTCCAGTAGACCCGGCGCAGCAGCGGCGTACCCGGCTCGACCTGCAAGGCCGCCGCCATCTCCGCATCAGCCTCCACCCGCGAGTACTCGGCGTGGAACTTCAGATCGTCGACGGTCAGGCCGGTGTCGTGCTCGGTGGCGCCAGTCTTTAGCCGCTCGTCCTCGTCGAGCAGGACGCGATCCTTCTCCCACTGGTAGCGCTCGGTGTTGCGACGGCGTACCCGCTGGCGGGGTGCCCGCACGTAGGTGCCGCGCCCCTGCTCCGCGCGGACCAGGCCCCATTCGCGGAGCTGCCGGATGGCGTTGCGGACGCTTGTGCGCGACAGGCCCGAGGTGTCGGCCAACTCGGTCTCGCTGGGCATCAGAGTGCCGGGGGCAAGTTCACCGCTCACGATCTTCGCCCGCAACTCTTCCGCGAGTTGCAGGTAGCGAGGGCGCCAGTCCCGGCCTTGCACACCGGTCACCGTACCCCCTAGACGTTCCAACGTCTGCCAGGCGGTCCCGCCGGCCGGCCGCTCAGGCACCGGGGGTACGACGACCGCCGGTCGCGGTTGTCGCCCAGGGCGTGATCCGGGGGTACGAGGTACAGCCACACCCGGACGTCTGTTGGTGTTCACCGCGTCTCCCCCGCCTGCTCGCCTCCATCAGCCGGGGTCAGCATCTCCAGGCGGGCGTGCGTCAGCTCGTCAATGAGCCGGTCCACCTGCGCGCCGGACAGAAGCGCGGTCTGCGTCGCGCCGTAACGAGTCACATCGAGCTTCACGGCCAGGTCCCGCCGGGCAAAGCGGTCCACGAGCAGTTGAACAGAGACCCACCCGCTGCGCTCCCGTCCGATCGTGGCGAGGAGCCCTCGGTGCATCGGATCGTTCGGTCCGCAGCCCCGACACCACACCGGGCACACGACCGCAGCGGTCGACGACGGCGGTTGGTCCCCTGTGAGTGGGACGCCTTCACTCATCGTCGGCCTTCGGCTCTCCGAGTACCTGCTTCACCAGGGCGCCAAGTTGCTCGGCCAGTTCGATCGCCTGTAGCAACGACAACTCGGCCCAGGCGATCCCGCTACGGCAGGTCACGTGAACACCGACCAGGGCACCATCCAAAGCCTCAGCACCGATGAGGTACGTGACGACCAGGCCGGCCGCACGGCCGTCGCCAACTCGCTGCATCGGGCCGCGATGACGGCGGGCCATGTGTGCCATCACCGGCGGCACGAGGTAGCCGCAGCGTTCCGGGTCGCACCAGTCCGGGTGGCTCGTGACCTTAGATGGCTTGTTCGTACGGCTCACCGCGGCCACCGCCCGCCGTTGCCTCGGTGGAGCTGCGCCCGGGTCATCAGCGGCGCAAGCCGGAGCACGGGCAACTCACGGGTTGCCCCGGTGGACCACCGCGGCGAGATCGTCCCAGAAGCCGTGCGTGGACCCGGCGGCTGATTGCTGCTAGCACTCATGGCGGATGGTCGTCTCCAGAGCCGCCAGGACGAGAACCAGCGGCTCCGGCGATGAGAACCAGACATCGCACCTCCACAGGTAGACGGGGACCGGTGGCCGGCCACGGGGGAATGCAGCCGGCCACCGGCCCGGATGAAGGCACGGCGCACCGTCCGACGCCGGACGGGCCGGGTATCGCCGAGCCAACTTGTAGGCGCGGCTACCGCAACCGGTCCGACAGGACGCCGCGCATCAGGTGCGACCAGGGCCGGCGCGAGGCCACCCCTGACACGAGCCGTCACCCCAGCCGCACATCAGGAAACGTATCTACAAGTGGACGAGTTGTCTAGACGTCGAAACGGGTCACTTGGTTGGCACTTGGTAAGACAAGTGCCAGGTACGGTGAGCAGGTGCCCACCCCGCACTACGGACAGCCCCGCTACCGCGTCATCGCCGACGAGTTGAAAGCGCGCATCGAGAGCGGCTTCATCCCGCCCGGAGCCCTCTTGCCGGCTGAGAGCGCGCTCACCGCCCAATTCCAGGCAGCGCGTGGCACGGTGCGTCAGGCGATAGCCGCGTTGCGCGAGGCGGGCTTGGTGACCACCGAACACGGCCGAGGAACCTATGCGACCCCCCGCCGGCACGAGCGTGGGCCAGACGAGGGTTCCGAGACGGAAACGCAACAGCGCCACGTCGCCGCTGACGCAGAGCTTGCAGCCCTATTCGCTGTCGAGGTGGGCACGGCCCTGATGGAACAACAGCGCCTTACTCGAACAAACGGAGCAGTCGGAACAGTCGTCAGAACCTACCGACTGCTTCAGACAGAGCGATAGACCAGCCCGCACCTTCGATACGTCCTAAAGGCGGCCCTAGGCGGTCCGCGCGCGCCACCGCCTAGGCGCGCGTCCGCCGCTCCGACTCGGCTACGAAAAAATGCCCGGCGGCCGGCACGGAAGCTACGGCCGCAAGCCGGCCGAGCCGCGCGGCCAGCACCGCGCGGCGTAGGGAAGCGTACGACGGTCGCGTCGGCGAACTTTCGGTGATCGCGGGGCTACGCCTACTGCGTCTCCGGCCGGGGTGCTCAGGCTCCACAGTGGTCGCAACCTCCATCGGCGGGCTGTTGTCCGTGGGTGGTTGCGGAAGCCATCCCGCCTACCCTCGATCCGGCAAGCCGAGCAGACCACCCCCCGACCCGCCTGCGTCCGAACTTGCGTCAAGCCATCTTGACGTGGTGGACCGAGAGCCGGCCCGCTCCCAAGAAGGGCGAGTCGACGGCAGATGAGATGCCGTTAGGGTCAGCGGCCCCCCCTTAGCCGAGAGCGGCCTTTCTGACGGTTTTGAAGAATCGCTAGGACCGCCGCACCGAGTGCTTGCGCCATCCGCACAGGAACAGCATTACCAATCTGCCGTTCAATGGAACCGAAGTCCCCTACAAAGCGATAGTTCGAAGGGAACGTCTGAAATGCGGCCGCTTCGCGAAGAGTCAGGCCACGGTGTTCAGTCGGGTGAATGAAAGAGCCGCAGGCAGGCGTGACGCACCTAGTCGTCATCGTTGGAGCAGGAGCGTCCAACCGAACCCGCCCATAAGAGGCAGTCGCGTTTCTTTTCCTCAGATTGATGTGGCAGGCCAACTGGTGCTCCGGCGGCAGATCAAAACGGTTACCACCAACGGGCACGGCAGCAATACGAGCAGCAACTTTGGGCGAGTGGCGGCGATGCTTGTTCAGAGCGTCGTCGGGAGCGGCTTTGTGGCGGAGCTCGTCTAACGCTTCTTTTGCCGTCTTGGGTGCTTGCGCAAACCACTCACCCAGTAGCTCAGGGAGAGTGCCAGGCAAGTGGCCACGTCGACCTCGGACCGCCACCATGATAAGGCGTCGCCGCCGCTGCGGCACACCGACCATTGCGGCATCCAGCTTGAAGGAGACAAACGAGTAGCCCAACGAGGCAAGCGCTTCCTTCATCCGACTGAATCGCACGTCCCGCTCGAGCCCCGGCACATTCTCTAGCAGGACCGCAGACGGGCGCAGGGATCTAATGAATCGTATGACGTCTAGGACGAGGTCGTTACGCTCGCTGTTATTTGC encodes:
- a CDS encoding GntR family transcriptional regulator, producing MPTPHYGQPRYRVIADELKARIESGFIPPGALLPAESALTAQFQAARGTVRQAIAALREAGLVTTEHGRGTYATPRRHERGPDEGSETETQQRHVAADAELAALFAVEVGTALMEQQRLTRTNGAVGTVVRTYRLLQTER
- a CDS encoding DNA cytosine methyltransferase, whose protein sequence is MDHLTCIDLFAGAGGATEGLRAAGFAVIGAVENDAAAAASYRLNQPATKLWEQDIRTLAASQLRRDLGLEPGQLTLLKACPPCQGFSTLAHGGETANNSERNDLVLDVIRFIRSLRPSAVLLENVPGLERDVRFSRMKEALASLGYSFVSFKLDAAMVGVPQRRRRLIMVAVRGRRGHLPGTLPELLGEWFAQAPKTAKEALDELRHKAAPDDALNKHRRHSPKVAARIAAVPVGGNRFDLPPEHQLACHINLRKRNATASYGRVRLDAPAPTMTTRCVTPACGSFIHPTEHRGLTLREAAAFQTFPSNYRFVGDFGSIERQIGNAVPVRMAQALGAAVLAILQNRQKGRSRLRGGR
- a CDS encoding glycosyltransferase family 2 protein translates to MENLTQLVSVITPVHAPSIEHLPGAYESLAKQEMPDGWDWEWLVQEDGQTGALVDALPDDLRISLGTGRPGGPGVARTLALSRVSGQLIKVLDADDQLTAGALARDIAAFDAHPQIGWTTSRVLDLLPDGSTAGWDKDPAGGVIDRGSVLSFWKANDYRASVHPATLCLRRDLVFALGGWMALPASEDTGLLLAANAVSAGYFTREYGLLYRKWPGQVTSQGAHREPAEYRARMRIIEARANALASMIPNGFGGRATA
- a CDS encoding GntR family transcriptional regulator; its protein translation is MTGVQGRDWRPRYLQLAEELRAKIVSGELAPGTLMPSETELADTSGLSRTSVRNAIRQLREWGLVRAEQGRGTYVRAPRQRVRRRNTERYQWEKDRVLLDEDERLKTGATEHDTGLTVDDLKFHAEYSRVEADAEMAAALQVEPGTPLLRRVYWTSSRHENAPLTVSYSYLPHDLVAANPDLLDAGKEPWPGGTQHQLYTLGIELDRIDDEIRARPPSPDEAELLDIDPGVSVLTVRKTSTDTTGRIVEVADVVMPGDRTELVYSHKLQRWKT